A single Pseudomonas sp. DC1.2 DNA region contains:
- a CDS encoding STAS domain-containing protein → MTESAVRMSETGELLLSGVLDYRSGPDLRKQGQVLIKSSNATALVVDCSAVQKSSSVGLSLLLCFMRDAQAAGKALSIRAMPEDMREIAQVSELTELLAHP, encoded by the coding sequence ATGACTGAGTCGGCTGTTCGCATGAGCGAAACCGGCGAGCTGCTTCTCAGTGGCGTGCTGGATTACCGTTCCGGCCCGGACCTGCGCAAGCAGGGTCAGGTGCTGATCAAGTCCAGTAACGCTACGGCATTGGTGGTTGATTGTTCGGCGGTGCAGAAGTCCAGCAGCGTCGGTTTATCGTTGCTGCTGTGCTTTATGCGCGATGCCCAGGCGGCCGGTAAGGCCCTGAGCATCCGTGCAATGCCCGAAGACATGCGTGAAATTGCCCAGGTCAGTGAACTGACCGAGCTGTTGGCGCACCCCTAA
- a CDS encoding BolA family protein, whose amino-acid sequence MQASEVKSFLEGKLSETFLSVQVEVEGEGCNFQLNLISDELAALSPVKRQQQIYAHLNPWITDGSIHAVTMKFFSSAAWAERT is encoded by the coding sequence ATGCAGGCCAGCGAAGTGAAGAGCTTTCTTGAAGGAAAGCTGTCCGAAACTTTTTTATCAGTACAGGTAGAAGTCGAGGGCGAAGGCTGCAACTTTCAGCTGAATTTGATTAGCGATGAACTGGCGGCGTTGAGCCCGGTGAAGCGTCAGCAGCAGATCTATGCCCATTTGAACCCGTGGATCACCGATGGCAGCATCCACGCGGTCACTATGAAATTTTTCAGCAGCGCGGCCTGGGCCGAGCGCACCTGA
- the murA gene encoding UDP-N-acetylglucosamine 1-carboxyvinyltransferase, translating to MDKLIITGGVRLDGEIRISGAKNSALPILAATLLCDGPVTVANLPHLHDITTMIELFGRMGIEPVIDEKLSVEIDPRTIKTLIAPYELVKTMRASILVLGPMVARFGEAEVALPGGCAIGSRPVDLHIRGLEAMGAVIDVEGGYIKAKAPEGGLRGANFFFDTVSVTGTENIMMAAALAKGRSVLQNAAREPEVIDLANFLIAMGAKITGAGTDTITIDGVERLHPATYKVMPDRIETGTYLVAAAVTGGRVKVKDTDPTILEAVLEKLREAGAEITCGEDWIELNMHGKRPKAVNVRTAPYPAFPTDMQAQFISLNAIAEGTGAVIETIFENRFMHVYELHRMGAKIQVEGNTAIVTGTEKLKGAPVMATDLRASASLVISALIAEGDTLIDRIYHIDRGYECIEEKLQMLGAKIRRVPG from the coding sequence ATGGATAAACTGATTATTACCGGCGGCGTTCGTCTTGATGGCGAAATCCGCATCTCCGGGGCAAAGAACTCTGCCCTGCCGATTCTGGCTGCAACTCTGCTGTGCGATGGCCCGGTGACCGTGGCCAATCTGCCGCACCTGCACGACATCACCACCATGATCGAGCTGTTCGGTCGGATGGGCATTGAGCCGGTGATCGACGAGAAACTCAGCGTCGAAATTGACCCGCGTACCATCAAGACCCTGATCGCACCGTATGAACTGGTGAAAACCATGCGTGCGTCGATCCTGGTGCTGGGACCTATGGTTGCCCGCTTCGGTGAAGCCGAAGTCGCACTGCCTGGCGGTTGTGCCATTGGTTCGCGTCCGGTCGATCTGCACATCCGTGGCCTGGAAGCCATGGGCGCGGTCATCGACGTCGAAGGTGGCTATATCAAGGCCAAGGCGCCTGAAGGTGGCCTTCGCGGCGCGAACTTCTTCTTCGACACCGTCAGTGTGACCGGCACCGAAAACATCATGATGGCCGCGGCTCTGGCCAAGGGTCGCAGCGTGCTGCAAAACGCTGCGCGCGAGCCTGAAGTCATCGACCTGGCGAACTTCCTGATTGCCATGGGCGCCAAAATCACGGGCGCCGGCACCGACACCATCACCATCGATGGCGTCGAACGTCTGCACCCGGCCACCTACAAAGTGATGCCGGACCGTATCGAAACCGGCACCTACCTGGTAGCGGCAGCAGTGACGGGCGGGCGTGTGAAGGTCAAGGATACTGATCCGACCATCCTCGAAGCCGTTTTGGAAAAACTTCGTGAAGCCGGCGCCGAAATTACCTGTGGCGAAGACTGGATCGAGCTGAACATGCACGGCAAGCGGCCAAAAGCCGTTAACGTGCGGACTGCTCCGTACCCGGCGTTCCCGACGGACATGCAGGCGCAGTTCATCTCCCTCAACGCCATTGCTGAAGGCACTGGCGCCGTGATCGAGACGATCTTCGAAAACCGCTTCATGCACGTTTATGAACTGCATCGCATGGGCGCCAAGATCCAGGTCGAGGGCAACACAGCCATCGTTACCGGCACCGAGAAGCTCAAGGGCGCGCCAGTCATGGCCACCGACCTGCGTGCTTCGGCCAGCCTGGTGATCTCGGCACTGATCGCTGAAGGCGACACCCTGATCGATCGCATCTACCACATCGACCGTGGTTATGAATGCATCGAAGAGAAACTGCAAATGCTCGGCGCCAAGATCCGCCGCGTACCGGGCTAG
- the hisG gene encoding ATP phosphoribosyltransferase: MLTIALSKGRILDDTLPLLAEAGIVPTENPDKSRKLIIPTTQPDVRLLIVRATDVPTYVEHGAADLGVAGKDVLMEYGGQGLYEPLDLRIALCKLMTAGKVGAVEPKGRLRVATKFVNVAKRYYAEQGRQVDIIKLYGSMELAPLIGLADKIIDVVDTGNTLRANGLEPQDFIADISSRLIVNKASMKMQHARIQALIDTLRKAVESRHRG, encoded by the coding sequence ATGTTGACCATCGCACTGTCCAAGGGCCGCATCCTTGACGACACCCTGCCGCTTCTGGCTGAAGCGGGCATCGTGCCGACCGAGAATCCGGACAAGAGCCGCAAGCTGATCATCCCCACGACCCAGCCGGATGTACGTCTGCTGATCGTGCGCGCCACCGATGTCCCGACGTATGTCGAGCACGGTGCCGCTGACCTGGGCGTCGCCGGTAAAGATGTGCTGATGGAATACGGTGGCCAGGGCCTCTACGAGCCACTGGACCTGAGAATTGCCCTGTGCAAACTCATGACCGCTGGCAAGGTCGGTGCTGTCGAGCCCAAGGGCCGTTTGCGCGTGGCCACCAAGTTCGTCAATGTAGCCAAGCGTTACTACGCCGAGCAGGGCCGTCAGGTCGACATCATCAAGCTCTACGGCTCGATGGAACTGGCACCGCTGATCGGTCTGGCCGACAAAATCATCGACGTGGTCGACACCGGCAACACGCTGCGGGCCAACGGTCTGGAGCCCCAGGATTTCATTGCTGATATCAGCTCCCGGCTGATCGTGAACAAAGCTTCGATGAAAATGCAGCACGCCCGTATCCAGGCGTTGATCGACACCCTGCGCAAGGCAGTGGAGTCTCGACACCGCGGCTGA
- the hisD gene encoding histidinol dehydrogenase, translated as MTAPTAIRRLNAADPDFAHHLDHLLSWESVSDDSVNQRVLDIIKAVRERGDAALVEFTQKFDGLQVASMADLILPRERLELALTRITAPQREALEKAATRVRSYHEKQKQDSWSYTEADGTVLGQKVTPLDRAGLYVPGGKASYPSSVLMNAIPAKVAGVTEVVMVVPTPRGEINELVLAAACIAGVDRVFTIGGAQAVAALAYGTESVPKVDKVVGPGNIYVATAKRHVFGQVGIDMIAGPSEILVVCDGQTDPDWIAMDLFSQAEHDEDAQAILVSPDAEFLDKVAASISKLLPTMERAEIIETSINGRGALIKVRDMEQAIEVANRIAPEHLELSVADPQAWLPKIRHAGAIFMGRHTSEALGDYCAGPNHVLPTSGTARFSSPLGVYDFQKRSSIIFCSEEGASELGKTASVLARGESLTAHARSAEYRIVDDKKVS; from the coding sequence ATGACCGCACCGACTGCAATTCGCCGACTCAACGCTGCTGACCCGGATTTCGCGCATCATCTGGATCATTTGCTGAGCTGGGAAAGTGTGTCTGACGACTCGGTCAATCAGCGGGTGCTGGACATCATCAAAGCCGTGCGCGAGCGTGGCGATGCGGCGCTGGTGGAGTTCACCCAGAAGTTCGATGGCCTGCAAGTGGCCTCAATGGCGGACCTGATTCTGCCGCGTGAACGTCTGGAACTGGCCCTGACCCGCATCACGGCCCCTCAGCGCGAAGCCCTTGAAAAAGCCGCGACCCGCGTGCGCAGCTATCACGAAAAACAGAAGCAGGACTCCTGGAGCTACACCGAAGCCGACGGCACGGTGCTGGGCCAGAAAGTCACGCCGCTCGATCGCGCCGGTCTCTATGTGCCGGGCGGCAAAGCGTCTTACCCATCATCGGTGTTGATGAATGCGATTCCGGCCAAGGTTGCCGGGGTGACCGAAGTGGTCATGGTCGTACCGACGCCGCGCGGTGAAATCAACGAGCTGGTGTTGGCGGCGGCGTGCATCGCCGGCGTAGACCGCGTGTTCACTATCGGTGGCGCGCAAGCGGTTGCGGCATTAGCTTATGGCACCGAAAGCGTGCCGAAGGTCGATAAAGTGGTGGGCCCTGGCAATATCTATGTGGCCACCGCCAAGCGCCACGTGTTCGGTCAGGTGGGCATCGACATGATCGCCGGCCCCTCCGAGATTCTGGTGGTGTGCGACGGCCAGACCGACCCCGACTGGATCGCCATGGACCTGTTCTCTCAAGCCGAGCACGACGAAGACGCTCAAGCGATTCTGGTCAGCCCCGACGCCGAGTTCCTCGACAAGGTTGCTGCCAGCATCAGCAAGTTGCTGCCGACCATGGAACGCGCCGAAATCATCGAAACCTCGATCAATGGCCGTGGCGCCCTGATCAAGGTTCGCGACATGGAACAAGCCATCGAAGTGGCCAACCGCATTGCGCCCGAGCACTTGGAATTGTCGGTCGCCGATCCGCAAGCCTGGCTGCCAAAGATTCGCCATGCCGGTGCGATTTTCATGGGGCGCCACACCTCGGAGGCCTTGGGCGATTACTGCGCCGGTCCAAACCATGTGTTGCCGACCTCCGGTACCGCGCGCTTCTCTTCGCCGTTGGGTGTATACGACTTTCAGAAGCGCTCCTCGATCATCTTCTGCTCCGAGGAGGGCGCCTCCGAGTTGGGCAAGACCGCTTCCGTGCTGGCCCGTGGCGAGTCGCTGACCGCCCACGCTCGCAGCGCCGAATACCGCATCGTTGACGACAAGAAGGTGAGCTGA
- the hisC gene encoding histidinol-phosphate transaminase has product MSKFWSPFVKDLVPYVPGEQPKLAKLVKLNTNENPYGPSPKALAAMQAELSDNLRLYPDPNSDRLKNAVATYYGVQSNQVFLGNGSDEVLAHIFHGLLQHDTPVLFPDISYSFYPVYCGLYGITFDAVPLDEHFQINPADYAKPNGGIIFPNPNAPTGCLLALDAVEQILKASPNSVVVVDEAYIDFGGETAISLIGRYPNLLVTQTLSKSRSLAGLRVGLAVGHPDLIEALERIKNSFNSYPLDRLANVGAAAAFEDREHFDQTCRLVIDSREKVVAQLQAKGFEVLPSAANFIFARHPQHDAAGLAAKLREQGVIVRHFKQARIAQFLRISIGTPEQNQALIDGLGDL; this is encoded by the coding sequence ATGAGTAAATTCTGGAGCCCGTTCGTCAAGGATCTGGTGCCTTACGTGCCGGGCGAGCAGCCGAAGCTGGCAAAACTGGTGAAGCTCAACACCAACGAAAATCCTTACGGTCCATCGCCCAAAGCGTTGGCCGCGATGCAGGCCGAGCTGAGCGACAACCTGCGCCTGTACCCGGACCCGAACAGTGATCGGCTGAAGAATGCTGTCGCCACGTATTACGGCGTGCAGAGCAATCAGGTGTTCCTCGGCAACGGGTCCGACGAAGTGCTGGCGCACATCTTTCATGGCTTGCTGCAACACGACACGCCTGTGCTGTTCCCGGACATCAGCTACAGCTTTTATCCGGTGTACTGCGGCTTGTACGGTATTACGTTCGACGCGGTGCCATTGGACGAGCACTTCCAAATCAACCCGGCGGACTACGCCAAGCCGAACGGCGGAATCATTTTCCCCAATCCGAATGCCCCGACTGGCTGTCTGTTGGCGCTGGACGCTGTGGAGCAAATCCTCAAGGCCAGCCCGAATTCTGTGGTGGTGGTTGATGAGGCTTACATCGACTTCGGTGGTGAAACCGCGATCAGCCTGATAGGCCGTTACCCGAACCTGCTCGTGACTCAGACCCTGTCCAAGTCCCGTTCTTTAGCAGGCCTGCGGGTCGGTCTGGCGGTAGGGCACCCGGACCTGATTGAGGCGCTGGAGCGGATCAAGAACAGTTTCAATTCCTACCCGCTGGATCGTCTGGCGAATGTTGGCGCGGCGGCGGCGTTCGAAGACCGCGAGCACTTCGATCAGACCTGTCGGTTGGTCATCGACAGCCGCGAGAAGGTTGTCGCGCAGTTGCAGGCTAAGGGTTTTGAGGTATTGCCGTCGGCGGCTAACTTCATTTTCGCTCGTCACCCACAACACGATGCGGCCGGGTTGGCGGCGAAGTTGCGTGAGCAAGGGGTGATCGTTCGGCACTTCAAGCAGGCGCGGATTGCGCAGTTCCTGCGGATCAGTATCGGCACGCCGGAGCAGAATCAGGCGCTGATTGACGGCCTCGGCGACCTCTAA
- a CDS encoding DUF4198 domain-containing protein yields MRHLTPLALMGLMFATQVSAHGLWTEQRRNNIEVIYGHGAEDNAFKAQKISGAWAYDINGKMIPVTVQRLADHARLQPLKAPAIMAVALDNGMWSQTADKQWINQGRSKVPGAIESTQTFKYSLAIYQPGAKLPHLEQMKLLILPEVDPLTVGPGKSLPVRVLLDGKPAAGVKLIGDYRSAPNTFSTETDAEGRAQVLVRNEGLNVIAAQMEIALKNNPDVATRGVFSSLTFLGEAHHE; encoded by the coding sequence ATGCGACACCTCACACCTTTAGCTCTGATGGGCCTAATGTTTGCCACTCAGGTTTCGGCGCACGGCCTGTGGACCGAACAACGCCGCAACAACATCGAAGTGATCTACGGCCATGGCGCCGAGGACAACGCGTTCAAAGCGCAGAAAATCAGCGGCGCCTGGGCCTATGACATCAACGGCAAAATGATTCCGGTCACCGTACAACGCCTGGCCGATCACGCACGCCTGCAACCGCTCAAAGCGCCAGCCATCATGGCCGTCGCGCTGGACAACGGCATGTGGTCGCAGACGGCCGACAAACAGTGGATCAACCAGGGTCGCAGTAAAGTGCCGGGGGCGATTGAATCGACCCAGACCTTCAAGTACAGCTTGGCGATTTATCAGCCGGGGGCCAAGTTGCCCCACCTTGAGCAGATGAAGCTTTTGATTCTGCCGGAAGTCGATCCCCTGACGGTCGGGCCCGGAAAATCACTGCCAGTGCGGGTGCTGCTGGATGGCAAACCGGCGGCTGGGGTGAAACTGATCGGCGACTATCGCAGCGCGCCAAATACTTTCAGCACCGAGACGGACGCAGAAGGTCGAGCGCAGGTGCTGGTGCGCAATGAAGGGTTGAACGTGATTGCAGCGCAGATGGAAATCGCGCTGAAGAACAATCCGGATGTGGCAACGAGGGGCGTGTTCAGTTCGCTGACGTTCCTCGGCGAGGCGCATCACGAGTAA